One Bombus pyrosoma isolate SC7728 linkage group LG11, ASM1482585v1, whole genome shotgun sequence DNA segment encodes these proteins:
- the LOC122572442 gene encoding integrin beta-nu-like isoform X1, with protein MRICKLLFVIFLCFVWTECNTLKGQILRSCISAKTCENCLQAGPSCAWCSDSSYSNSTIGRPRCNSPEKLKQFGCLPQEIRTSSPGTIKFIKDSNFQDMEPERIPIQLRPQRIKVTIPPHSEITIPIRYRLAKNYPLDLYYLMDLTWSMRDDKETLIRLGWNMSQTFGSITNNFRLGFGSYADKPVMPYIFPGHEENPCKSEHTECSPIYSYWHHLKLTGDIQRFITEVNNSQVTGNVDNLEGALDGLVQAIVCTNEINWARQARKIILVATDGHLHTAGDGKLGGAVKRQDFKCHLDERGQYSLAAQFDYSSLAELSRLLQEYKINVIFAVTEERRNEYEEIVKLLREKATVATLTSDSSNILDIIENAYHQITSKLILRDNSSSPLIMEYFSNCGEGNVSEWNTLECDDIKEGQVYDFKVVLSYKECPRDKDLWRQRVVIEDELASQLSNIIIDVELLCGCNCKDTESSYCQHGTYECGLCKCDSGWSGETCDCDESSLSNNVQQCIRDNSTRICSERGDCVCGKCFCDDGYKGEFCECSACDKMDGIECSNKGTCNCGVCQCIEGWEGNACQCPSTNELCIAPGSQEICAGHGYCDCGECRCNVTAADGFYYRGTYCESTISTGGSGLCVLYDRCVNATVEDPKKANEFCQTNIITYNIERVESVDIGNGHHCIVKTVMERTTCIIHYIYEFQKNNVVTLKVGNKQCHTLVHGAVIPSAIIIGTVCFGLASLLIWKCWASIKDKREYEKFMKEQQKTVFSLNQNPLFKSPISRYSVPSMYKDD; from the exons ATGAGAATCTGCAAGTTGTTGTTCGTAATTTTCCTGTGCTTCGTATGGACGGAATGTAATACTCTAAAAGGACAAATTTTAAGATCGTGCATTTCAGCGAAGACCTGTGAAAATTGCCTGCAAGCCGGCCCTTCTTGTGCTTGGTGTAGTGATTCG TCTTATTCGAATTCAACAATTGGAAGGCCGCGATGCAACTCAccggaaaaattgaaacaattcgGTTGCCTACCACAGGAAATTCGTACGAGTTCTCCAGGGACGATAAAGTTTATCAAGGATTCGAATTTTCAGGATATGGAACCGGAACGAATACCGATACAATTGCGGCCGCAACGAATAAAAGTGACGATTCCACCTCATTCCGAGATAACAATTCCCATTCGTTATCGGCTGGCCAA AAATTATCCACTAGACTTGTATTATCTAATGGACTTAACATGGTCGATGAGGGACGACAAGGAAACTTTGATCAGATTAGGGTGGAATATGAGTCAAACGTTTGGCAGCATCACCAATAACTTTCGTCTAGGCTTCGGTAGCTACGCTGACAAACCTGTGATGCCATATATCTTCCCAGGGCATGAGGAGAATCCTTGCAAGAGCGAGCACACTGAATGCTCTCCTATTTATTCTTATTGGCATCACTTAAAGTTAACTGGTGACATTCAGCGATTCATTACAGAA GTAAATAATAGCCAGGTTACTGGAAATGTTGACAACTTGGAAGGAGCGTTGGATGGACTCGTGCAGGCGATAGTTTGTAccaatgaaattaattggGCGCGTCAGGcacgaaaaattattttagtggCCACCGATGGACACTTACATACCGCTGGCGATGGAAAG TTAGGTGGTGCTGTAAAACGCCAGGACTTCAAATGTCATCTTGATGAACGTGGACAATACTCTTTAGCCGCACAATTCGACTATTCCTCGCTGGCAGAATTGTCAAGACTATTGCAGGAATATAAGATCAATGTAATATTCGCCGTGACGGAAGAGCGTCGTAATGAATACGAAGAGATCGTCAAGTTGCTGAGAGAAAAAGCAACGGTCGCGACTTTGACCAGCGACAGCTCGAACATTCTGGATATCATTGAGAATGCTTATCATCAGATTACCTCGAAATTGATCTTACGCGACAATTCTTCGAGTCCGCTGATAATGGAGTATTTTTCCAACTGCGGCGAGGGAAACGTTTCGGAGTGGAACACTTTGGAATGCGATGACATAAAGGAGGGACAGGTGTACGATTTCAAGGTTGTACTGTCTTACAAAGAATGTCCAAGGGATAAAGACCTATGG AGACAAAGGGTTGTGATCGAGGATGAACTGGCTTCTCAACtgtcaaatataataatcgatGTTGAGCTTCTGTGTGGTTGTAATTGCAAAGATACCGAAAGTTCTTATTGTCAGCACGGAACGTATGAATGTGGTTTATGCAAATGCGACTCTGGTTGGTCCG GTGAAACATGTGACTGTGATGAAAGTTCACTGTCAAATAACGTGCAGCAGTGTATCCGAGACAACTCAACGAGAATTTGTTCCGAGAGAGGTGACTGTGTTTGCGGAAAGTGTTTCTGCGATGATGGATACAAAGGAGAATTTTGTGAATGCTCTGCGTGTGACAAG atGGATGGAATTGAATGCTCGAATAAAGGTACTTGCAATTGTGGTGTTTGCCAATGTATAGAAGGATGGGAAGGGAACGCTTGTCAGTGTCCATCAACCAATGAACTCTGTATCGCACCAGGAAGTCAAGAAATTTGCGCTGGTCACGGATACTGCGACTGTGGAGAGTGTCG ATGCAACGTTACCGCAGCAGACGGCTTCTATTATCGAGGTACTTATTGCGAATCAACGATAAGCACTGGTGGCAGTGGCCTGTGCGTTCTTTATGATCGTTGCGTAAACGCCACTGTCGAGGATCCGAAAAAGGCAAACGAATTTTGTCAAACGAATATTATCACTTACAACATTGAGAGAGTGGAATCCGTTGACATAG GAAACGGACACCATTGTATCGTAAAAACAGTAATGGAGAGAACGACCTGTatcatacattatatatacgaGTTTCAGAAAAACAATGTTGTCACCTTAAAAGTTGGTAACAAG CAATGTCACACTCTGGTACACGGAGCGGTCATCCCATCTGCAATCATCATCGGAACAGTATGCTTCGGACTCGCTTCTCTACTAATTTGGAA GTGTTGGGCATCCATAAAAGACAAGAGGGAATATGAGAAGTTCATGAAGGAGCAACAGAAAACTGTGTTTAGCTTAAACCAAAATCCTCTGTTTAAATCGCCTATAAGCCGATACTCAGTTCCTTCGATGTACAAAGATGACTGA
- the LOC122572442 gene encoding integrin beta-nu-like isoform X2 has translation MEPERIPIQLRPQRIKVTIPPHSEITIPIRYRLAKNYPLDLYYLMDLTWSMRDDKETLIRLGWNMSQTFGSITNNFRLGFGSYADKPVMPYIFPGHEENPCKSEHTECSPIYSYWHHLKLTGDIQRFITEVNNSQVTGNVDNLEGALDGLVQAIVCTNEINWARQARKIILVATDGHLHTAGDGKLGGAVKRQDFKCHLDERGQYSLAAQFDYSSLAELSRLLQEYKINVIFAVTEERRNEYEEIVKLLREKATVATLTSDSSNILDIIENAYHQITSKLILRDNSSSPLIMEYFSNCGEGNVSEWNTLECDDIKEGQVYDFKVVLSYKECPRDKDLWRQRVVIEDELASQLSNIIIDVELLCGCNCKDTESSYCQHGTYECGLCKCDSGWSGETCDCDESSLSNNVQQCIRDNSTRICSERGDCVCGKCFCDDGYKGEFCECSACDKMDGIECSNKGTCNCGVCQCIEGWEGNACQCPSTNELCIAPGSQEICAGHGYCDCGECRCNVTAADGFYYRGTYCESTISTGGSGLCVLYDRCVNATVEDPKKANEFCQTNIITYNIERVESVDIGNGHHCIVKTVMERTTCIIHYIYEFQKNNVVTLKVGNKQCHTLVHGAVIPSAIIIGTVCFGLASLLIWKCWASIKDKREYEKFMKEQQKTVFSLNQNPLFKSPISRYSVPSMYKDD, from the exons ATGGAACCGGAACGAATACCGATACAATTGCGGCCGCAACGAATAAAAGTGACGATTCCACCTCATTCCGAGATAACAATTCCCATTCGTTATCGGCTGGCCAA AAATTATCCACTAGACTTGTATTATCTAATGGACTTAACATGGTCGATGAGGGACGACAAGGAAACTTTGATCAGATTAGGGTGGAATATGAGTCAAACGTTTGGCAGCATCACCAATAACTTTCGTCTAGGCTTCGGTAGCTACGCTGACAAACCTGTGATGCCATATATCTTCCCAGGGCATGAGGAGAATCCTTGCAAGAGCGAGCACACTGAATGCTCTCCTATTTATTCTTATTGGCATCACTTAAAGTTAACTGGTGACATTCAGCGATTCATTACAGAA GTAAATAATAGCCAGGTTACTGGAAATGTTGACAACTTGGAAGGAGCGTTGGATGGACTCGTGCAGGCGATAGTTTGTAccaatgaaattaattggGCGCGTCAGGcacgaaaaattattttagtggCCACCGATGGACACTTACATACCGCTGGCGATGGAAAG TTAGGTGGTGCTGTAAAACGCCAGGACTTCAAATGTCATCTTGATGAACGTGGACAATACTCTTTAGCCGCACAATTCGACTATTCCTCGCTGGCAGAATTGTCAAGACTATTGCAGGAATATAAGATCAATGTAATATTCGCCGTGACGGAAGAGCGTCGTAATGAATACGAAGAGATCGTCAAGTTGCTGAGAGAAAAAGCAACGGTCGCGACTTTGACCAGCGACAGCTCGAACATTCTGGATATCATTGAGAATGCTTATCATCAGATTACCTCGAAATTGATCTTACGCGACAATTCTTCGAGTCCGCTGATAATGGAGTATTTTTCCAACTGCGGCGAGGGAAACGTTTCGGAGTGGAACACTTTGGAATGCGATGACATAAAGGAGGGACAGGTGTACGATTTCAAGGTTGTACTGTCTTACAAAGAATGTCCAAGGGATAAAGACCTATGG AGACAAAGGGTTGTGATCGAGGATGAACTGGCTTCTCAACtgtcaaatataataatcgatGTTGAGCTTCTGTGTGGTTGTAATTGCAAAGATACCGAAAGTTCTTATTGTCAGCACGGAACGTATGAATGTGGTTTATGCAAATGCGACTCTGGTTGGTCCG GTGAAACATGTGACTGTGATGAAAGTTCACTGTCAAATAACGTGCAGCAGTGTATCCGAGACAACTCAACGAGAATTTGTTCCGAGAGAGGTGACTGTGTTTGCGGAAAGTGTTTCTGCGATGATGGATACAAAGGAGAATTTTGTGAATGCTCTGCGTGTGACAAG atGGATGGAATTGAATGCTCGAATAAAGGTACTTGCAATTGTGGTGTTTGCCAATGTATAGAAGGATGGGAAGGGAACGCTTGTCAGTGTCCATCAACCAATGAACTCTGTATCGCACCAGGAAGTCAAGAAATTTGCGCTGGTCACGGATACTGCGACTGTGGAGAGTGTCG ATGCAACGTTACCGCAGCAGACGGCTTCTATTATCGAGGTACTTATTGCGAATCAACGATAAGCACTGGTGGCAGTGGCCTGTGCGTTCTTTATGATCGTTGCGTAAACGCCACTGTCGAGGATCCGAAAAAGGCAAACGAATTTTGTCAAACGAATATTATCACTTACAACATTGAGAGAGTGGAATCCGTTGACATAG GAAACGGACACCATTGTATCGTAAAAACAGTAATGGAGAGAACGACCTGTatcatacattatatatacgaGTTTCAGAAAAACAATGTTGTCACCTTAAAAGTTGGTAACAAG CAATGTCACACTCTGGTACACGGAGCGGTCATCCCATCTGCAATCATCATCGGAACAGTATGCTTCGGACTCGCTTCTCTACTAATTTGGAA GTGTTGGGCATCCATAAAAGACAAGAGGGAATATGAGAAGTTCATGAAGGAGCAACAGAAAACTGTGTTTAGCTTAAACCAAAATCCTCTGTTTAAATCGCCTATAAGCCGATACTCAGTTCCTTCGATGTACAAAGATGACTGA
- the LOC122572442 gene encoding integrin beta-nu-like isoform X3, producing the protein MDLTWSMRDDKETLIRLGWNMSQTFGSITNNFRLGFGSYADKPVMPYIFPGHEENPCKSEHTECSPIYSYWHHLKLTGDIQRFITEVNNSQVTGNVDNLEGALDGLVQAIVCTNEINWARQARKIILVATDGHLHTAGDGKLGGAVKRQDFKCHLDERGQYSLAAQFDYSSLAELSRLLQEYKINVIFAVTEERRNEYEEIVKLLREKATVATLTSDSSNILDIIENAYHQITSKLILRDNSSSPLIMEYFSNCGEGNVSEWNTLECDDIKEGQVYDFKVVLSYKECPRDKDLWRQRVVIEDELASQLSNIIIDVELLCGCNCKDTESSYCQHGTYECGLCKCDSGWSGETCDCDESSLSNNVQQCIRDNSTRICSERGDCVCGKCFCDDGYKGEFCECSACDKMDGIECSNKGTCNCGVCQCIEGWEGNACQCPSTNELCIAPGSQEICAGHGYCDCGECRCNVTAADGFYYRGTYCESTISTGGSGLCVLYDRCVNATVEDPKKANEFCQTNIITYNIERVESVDIGNGHHCIVKTVMERTTCIIHYIYEFQKNNVVTLKVGNKQCHTLVHGAVIPSAIIIGTVCFGLASLLIWKCWASIKDKREYEKFMKEQQKTVFSLNQNPLFKSPISRYSVPSMYKDD; encoded by the exons ATGGACTTAACATGGTCGATGAGGGACGACAAGGAAACTTTGATCAGATTAGGGTGGAATATGAGTCAAACGTTTGGCAGCATCACCAATAACTTTCGTCTAGGCTTCGGTAGCTACGCTGACAAACCTGTGATGCCATATATCTTCCCAGGGCATGAGGAGAATCCTTGCAAGAGCGAGCACACTGAATGCTCTCCTATTTATTCTTATTGGCATCACTTAAAGTTAACTGGTGACATTCAGCGATTCATTACAGAA GTAAATAATAGCCAGGTTACTGGAAATGTTGACAACTTGGAAGGAGCGTTGGATGGACTCGTGCAGGCGATAGTTTGTAccaatgaaattaattggGCGCGTCAGGcacgaaaaattattttagtggCCACCGATGGACACTTACATACCGCTGGCGATGGAAAG TTAGGTGGTGCTGTAAAACGCCAGGACTTCAAATGTCATCTTGATGAACGTGGACAATACTCTTTAGCCGCACAATTCGACTATTCCTCGCTGGCAGAATTGTCAAGACTATTGCAGGAATATAAGATCAATGTAATATTCGCCGTGACGGAAGAGCGTCGTAATGAATACGAAGAGATCGTCAAGTTGCTGAGAGAAAAAGCAACGGTCGCGACTTTGACCAGCGACAGCTCGAACATTCTGGATATCATTGAGAATGCTTATCATCAGATTACCTCGAAATTGATCTTACGCGACAATTCTTCGAGTCCGCTGATAATGGAGTATTTTTCCAACTGCGGCGAGGGAAACGTTTCGGAGTGGAACACTTTGGAATGCGATGACATAAAGGAGGGACAGGTGTACGATTTCAAGGTTGTACTGTCTTACAAAGAATGTCCAAGGGATAAAGACCTATGG AGACAAAGGGTTGTGATCGAGGATGAACTGGCTTCTCAACtgtcaaatataataatcgatGTTGAGCTTCTGTGTGGTTGTAATTGCAAAGATACCGAAAGTTCTTATTGTCAGCACGGAACGTATGAATGTGGTTTATGCAAATGCGACTCTGGTTGGTCCG GTGAAACATGTGACTGTGATGAAAGTTCACTGTCAAATAACGTGCAGCAGTGTATCCGAGACAACTCAACGAGAATTTGTTCCGAGAGAGGTGACTGTGTTTGCGGAAAGTGTTTCTGCGATGATGGATACAAAGGAGAATTTTGTGAATGCTCTGCGTGTGACAAG atGGATGGAATTGAATGCTCGAATAAAGGTACTTGCAATTGTGGTGTTTGCCAATGTATAGAAGGATGGGAAGGGAACGCTTGTCAGTGTCCATCAACCAATGAACTCTGTATCGCACCAGGAAGTCAAGAAATTTGCGCTGGTCACGGATACTGCGACTGTGGAGAGTGTCG ATGCAACGTTACCGCAGCAGACGGCTTCTATTATCGAGGTACTTATTGCGAATCAACGATAAGCACTGGTGGCAGTGGCCTGTGCGTTCTTTATGATCGTTGCGTAAACGCCACTGTCGAGGATCCGAAAAAGGCAAACGAATTTTGTCAAACGAATATTATCACTTACAACATTGAGAGAGTGGAATCCGTTGACATAG GAAACGGACACCATTGTATCGTAAAAACAGTAATGGAGAGAACGACCTGTatcatacattatatatacgaGTTTCAGAAAAACAATGTTGTCACCTTAAAAGTTGGTAACAAG CAATGTCACACTCTGGTACACGGAGCGGTCATCCCATCTGCAATCATCATCGGAACAGTATGCTTCGGACTCGCTTCTCTACTAATTTGGAA GTGTTGGGCATCCATAAAAGACAAGAGGGAATATGAGAAGTTCATGAAGGAGCAACAGAAAACTGTGTTTAGCTTAAACCAAAATCCTCTGTTTAAATCGCCTATAAGCCGATACTCAGTTCCTTCGATGTACAAAGATGACTGA
- the LOC122572456 gene encoding uncharacterized protein LOC122572456, translating into MKRRGVSKMAKINDSDVADQNAQSKVGKFTFWNGDVYDGEYKINYDRLLLLKQGRGTYTTDNFDTYHGEWDDDTFSNADIHINPSRFPLETISGTIYCLMIVPCVLPNLSIKLN; encoded by the exons ATGAAGAGACGAGGTGTCAGCAAAATGGCGAAGATAAATGATTCTGATGTCGCAGATCAAAATGCACAATCGAAAGTcggaaaatttacattttggAATGGAGATGTTTACGAcggagaatataaaataaattatgatcGATTACTTTTGCTTAAGCAAG GAAGAGGAACATATACTACTGATAATTTTGATACGTATCACGGAGAATGGGACGATGATACGTTTTCTAATGCCGATATTcatattaa TCCATCACGTTTTCCGCTGGAAACCATTTCTGGAACGATATATTGTCTGATGATAGTACCATGTGTTCTTCCAAATCTTTCGATCAAACTGAATTGA
- the LOC122572446 gene encoding dihydrolipoyllysine-residue acetyltransferase component of pyruvate dehydrogenase complex, mitochondrial: protein MIRTTTGLRNELANAILRSSVRTNTIRSVIIRCLHRKYVQRIQIHNALRFTVTPWKQQLRYYADYPDHVKVQLPALSPTMETGTIVNWHKKEGDKLNEGDLLAEIETDKATMGFETPEEGYLAKIIVAAGTKNVAIGKLVCIIVPDESSVAAFKDFKDDTPATTASSVTTSSTPLPSTPPPSTPPPSPVTPSAPAAPSAPKSLPTASGERIYISPLAKRLAAEKGLSLEGLRGSGLYGSITSKDLVGAPAMAVHPKVATATTATEGTDVPVSSIRAIIAKRLLESKQTIPHYYLSIDVKMDAALEMREQFNKMLEKEKIKLSVNDIIIKGMAMACKKVPEGNSAWLGEVIRQYNNVDVNVAVSTESGLITPIVFGADTKGIVQISKDVKELATKAREGKLQPQEFQGGTITLSNLGMFGIKNFSAIINPPQSIILAVGTTETRLIPAKNEKGFTTTQFMSVTASCDHRTVDGAVGAQWLTAFKNFMENPTTMLL from the exons ATGATACGAACGACAACGGGCCTACGTAATGAATTGGCAAACGCAATACTACGAAGTTCTGTGCGGACGAATACCATAAGATCTGTGATCATACGATGTCTTCACAGAAAATATGTTCAAAg GATTCAAATACATAACGCCTTACGTTTTACGGTAACTCCGTGGAAACAACAGTTAAGGTATTATGCAGATTATCCAGATCATGTCAAAGTGCAGCTTCCTGCGTTATCACCTACTATGGAAACAGGCACAATTGTCAATTGGCACAAAAAGGAAg GTGACAAGTTGAATGAAGGTGATCTACTTGCTGAAATTGAAACTGATAAAGCTACGATGGGTTTTGAAACACCAGAAGAAGGTTATCTGGCAAAAATTATAGTAGCTGCAGgaacaaaaaatgttgctATAGGCAAATTAGTTTGTATAATTGTCCCTGATGAAAGTTCTGTAGCTGCCTTCAAAGATTTTAAAGACGATACTCCAGCAACTACTGCATCAAGTGTTACTACATCATCTACTCCTCTACCATCTACTCCTCCACCATCTACTCCTCCACCATCCCCTGTAACACCATCAGCACCTGCAGCACCTTCTGCCCCAAAATCACTGCCTACTGCATCAGGAGAGAGAATATATATTAGCCCATTGGCTAAAAGACTTGCAGCCGAAAAAGGCCTTTCTTTGGag GGTTTAAGAGGTTCAGGACTATATGGATCCATAACATCCAAAGATTTAGTAGGTGCACCAGCTATGGCTGTTCATCCTAAAgtagcaacagcaacaactgCAACAGAAGGGACGGATGTTCCAGTATCCAGTATCCGCGCTATAATTGCAAAACGTTTACTGGAAAGCAAACAAACAATTccacattattatttatcaatagATGTAAAAATGGACGCCGCTCTCGAAATGCGAGAACAATTTAACAAAAtgttggaaaaagaaaaaataaagcttAGTGTAAATGACATCATTATCAAGGGAATGGCTATGGCTTGTAAAAAAGTACCTGAAGGTAACAGTGCATGGTTGGGAGAAGTTATTAGACA atacaATAATGTTGACGTAAATGTAGCAGTCAGTACAGAAAGTGGTTTAATTACACCGATAGTTTTTGGTGCGGACACAAAGGGAATAGTTCAGATTAGTAAGGATGTAAAAGAATTAGCAACAAAAGcgagagaaggaaaattgCAGCCGCAAGAGTTCCAAGGAGGAACTATCACTTTGTCAAATTTAGGAATGTTTggcattaaaaatttttctgcCATCATAAACCCTCCTCAATCAATCATTTTAGCTGTAGGCACAACTGAAACCAGGTTAATACCCgccaaaaatgaaaaagg atttacaACCACCCAATTTATGTCTGTCACTGCCAGTTGTGATCACCGTACCGTAGACGGTGCGGTAGGCGCGCAGTGGTTAACAGCTTTTAAGAACTTCATGGAAAATCCAACAACTATGTTGTTGTAG
- the LOC122572444 gene encoding uncharacterized protein PF11_0213-like, producing the protein MDVTDNVDGALDPRIQIELENLNDATDDINKLETELDEAHTAFRQLLSETTKRLKEILSKVGNSCVEKARCYYEALEVARQAQIKCQQQAQLFQRASEIHVAAKETVALAESRFMSHQHEWNFDQAWQDMLNHATLKVMDAENQKAECGREHYRRAVLFHNAEKRLLQLEEKHRRSIIKARPYFEVKAQCDQMLATQKERVECLQKAIQDAKTNYATSLRRLEEISNEIHQQRRDYDFIANGPREPGVGAELVSPQKNSNYDIEFNQLNGNKIKDFMNNRLKKYNRIQDYDNDYQLQEDTENLGKRSVDGSEAISSQWEFELGANIENLNNLSVNNSVLDHDSKNESMFDLHFYNEENAKSNNFIQELNYKLLQDTDHFMQNLSQSKKLNDFQMLKNSFVNTRLTKHVEEPNSVKSEVIDSVMLNKHKSNLKNCVSKSLNNTPIKTNILSFSSKFTEMSIRQCIAKCVPNNVFNFGFSNNKSQSSSDINLSLNLDTNSIEKQQSLDDIIDHKTDRENLKFDNVTNLEYNNTLKIKEANDNGLNTAKNVHDAQFNDFNRINLQPKFRSNSTHFLSFSASLSPIEVKSIVNLSSEKFLNRNLTDCNQSVPKPKEEQLSVNELPLLSLFEEGNSLINSKTKSFSMINLGENRNFTLSGDLRLNNTKTLSTEKLANLKDGFFF; encoded by the exons ATGGATGTTACGGATAATGTTGATGGAGCTTTAGATCCTCGAATACAG atTGAGTTAGAGAATTTGAACGATGCAACAGATGATATAAACAAACTTGAAACTGAATTGGAT GAAGCTCACACTGCTTTTAGGCAACTATTATCTGAAACTACCAAAAgattaaaggaaatattaagTAAAGTAGGAAATAGTTGCGTTGAAAAAGCAAGGTGTTACTATGAAGCACTTGAAGTGGCGCGTCAAGCTCAG ATAAAATGTCAACAACAAGCTCAACTATTCCAAAGAGCAAGCGAAATTCATGTGGCAGCAAAAGAAACTGTGGCATTAGCTGAGAGTAGATTTATGTCACATCAACATGAATGGAATTTTGATCAAGCATGGCAGGATATGCTAAATCATGCAACGCTTAAa GTTATGGACGCTGAAAATCAAAAAGCAGAATGTGGTAGAGAACATTACAGAAGGGCAGTATTGTTTCATAATGCTGAGAAAAGATTGTTGCAACTAGAGGAAAAACATCGTCGTTCCATAATAAAAGCGCGACCATATTTCGAAGTCAAAGCACAATGTGATCAAATGTTAGCAACTCAGAAAGAACGAGTCGAATGTTTACAAAAAGCAATACAAGATGCAAAGACTAATTATGCCACAAGTCTCCGTAGGTTGGAAGAAATTAGTAATGAAATACATCAACAGCGTCGAGATTATG ATTTTATAGCTAATGGACCCAGAGAACCAGGCGTTGGTGCAGAATTAGTTAGTCCACAAAAGAATTCAAACTATGACATAGAATTTAACCAATTAAATggcaataaaataaaggatTTCATGAATAATCGgctaaagaaatataatagaatacaaGATTATGAT AATGATTATCAATTACAAGAGGATACTGAAAATCTTGGGAAAAGATCGGTTGATGGAAGTGAAGCAATATCTTCTCAATGGGAGTTTGAGCTAGGAGCtaacatagaaaatttgaataatttatctgTCAACAATTCCGTGCTTGATCATGATAGTAAAAACGAAAGTATGTTTGATTTACATTTCTATAACGAGGAAAAtgcaaaatcaaataatttcatacaagaattaaattataaacttttGCAAGATACAGATCATTTCATGCAAAATTTAAGTCaatcaaaaaaattaaatgattttcaaatgttgaaaaattcatttgtaaATACGCGTTTAACAAAACATGTTGAAGAACCAAATTCAGTAAAAAGCGAAGTTATTGATTCAGTAATGTTAAACAaacataaaagtaatttaaagaattgtGTAtcgaaatcgttaaataatactcctataaaaacaaatatacttAGTTTCAGCTCGAAATTTACGGAAATGAGTATACGTCAATGTATAGCAAAATGTGTGCCAAATAACGTTTTCAATTTTGGTTTTAGTAATAACAAATCTCAAAGTAGCagcgatattaatttatctttaaatcTTGATACCAATTCCATAGAAAAACAACAAAGTTTAGATGATATTATAGATCATAAGACTGATCGTGAGAATCTCAAATTTgataatgttacaaatttagaatataataatacgttgaaaataaaagaagctaATGATAATGGCCTAAATACTGCAAAAAATGTCCATGATGCACAATTTAATGACTTTAACAGGATAAATTTACAACCGAAGTTTAGATCTAATTCTACacatttcttatcttttagTGCCAGCTTATCGCCAATAGAAGTAAAATCGATTGTAAATTTATCAAGTGAAAAGtttttgaatagaaatttaactGATTGTAATCAATCTGTTCCAAAACCAAAAGAAGAGCAATTAAGTGTTAATGAATTACCATTATTGTCACTATTTGAGGAAGGTAATTCCTTGATCAATAGTAAAACTAAAAGTTTTAGTATGATTAATTTAGGTGAAAACCGGAATTTCACACTATCGGGTGACTTacgtttaaataatacaaaaaccTTAAGCACAGAAAAATTGGCAAACTTGAAAGatggtttctttttttaa